One window of the Haloarcula halobia genome contains the following:
- a CDS encoding aldo/keto reductase has protein sequence MEYTTLGSTGVEVSRLCLGCMSFGTSDWRDWVLEEPESREIIERAIDLGINFFDTANMYSLGESERVLGNVLADYERDAQVVATKGFHRMDEDNPNSAGLSRKALEQECANSLERLGMDTVDLYQIHRWDYDTPIEQTMRTLDDLVRRNQTRYVGASSMWAHQFAESLHTSDRERLERFVTMQNHYNLLYREEEREMLPLCEQEDVGVIPWSPLARGYLTRPHEEFEATTRGETDDHARGHPYFDGGGRQVNERVEELADEYDASMAQIALAWILEKEWVDAPIVGTTSIEHLEDAVAALDIDLSASDVEWLEDPYEPVRVSGHE, from the coding sequence ATGGAGTACACGACACTCGGTTCGACCGGCGTGGAAGTCAGCCGCCTCTGTCTGGGGTGTATGAGTTTCGGTACGTCCGACTGGCGGGACTGGGTCCTCGAGGAACCGGAGAGCAGGGAGATAATCGAGCGCGCCATCGACCTGGGCATCAACTTCTTCGACACCGCCAACATGTACTCGCTGGGCGAGTCCGAGCGCGTCCTCGGGAACGTCCTCGCGGACTACGAGCGCGACGCACAGGTCGTCGCGACGAAGGGGTTCCACCGGATGGACGAGGACAATCCCAACTCCGCCGGTCTCTCGCGGAAGGCCCTCGAACAGGAGTGTGCGAACTCACTGGAGCGTCTGGGGATGGACACCGTCGACCTCTATCAGATCCATCGGTGGGACTACGACACGCCCATCGAGCAGACGATGCGGACCCTCGACGACCTGGTGCGCCGGAACCAGACGCGATACGTCGGCGCGTCGTCGATGTGGGCCCACCAGTTCGCCGAGTCGCTGCACACCAGCGACCGCGAGAGGCTGGAACGGTTCGTGACGATGCAGAACCACTACAACCTCCTCTACCGGGAGGAGGAACGCGAGATGCTGCCGCTGTGTGAGCAGGAGGACGTCGGTGTCATCCCGTGGAGTCCGCTCGCGCGGGGCTATCTCACCCGGCCCCACGAGGAGTTCGAAGCGACCACGCGCGGCGAGACGGACGACCACGCGCGCGGCCATCCCTACTTCGATGGCGGCGGCCGCCAGGTCAACGAACGCGTCGAGGAGCTGGCCGACGAGTACGACGCCTCGATGGCCCAGATCGCGCTGGCGTGGATCCTCGAGAAGGAGTGGGTCGACGCACCGATCGTCGGAACCACGAGCATCGAACACCTGGAGGACGCCGTCGCTGCCCTCGATATCGACCTTTCGGCGAGCGACGTCGAGTGGCTCGAAGACCCGTACGAACCGGTCCGCGTGTCCGGACACGAGTGA
- a CDS encoding ABC transporter permease, producing MSDRPWWRDPRLVVAKRDVRSLSREKTIVLALLIQLFVAGFSSFLVVGLTSLYDPSSVATQDVEMAVTGDARAELLEAAREQEGAGATVFEDPDRARQAFQDRRVDAVLVGQYVSAPDGGGRTIDVIATVPEGSIRSTLVVVEVRRVLNALERQERVERAASLDEPPAPLPRKIGASPYFGFTYTVLIPLLLFLPPFISGSVAVDVVTEEIERGTLELLRVAPVSLLDIVDGKALGMVILAPLQALLWVLLLSTNGITVANLGTLVVFVTAVALLVVTFGVVLGLATKRRRPAQLLYSVVTLVVFGAAVLLPEHPATTVAKLAVDSPTLLTYGHVVATVAVAVGTYAVARRYVGTVDAEGL from the coding sequence TTGTCTGACCGACCCTGGTGGCGCGACCCGCGTCTCGTCGTCGCCAAGCGGGACGTGCGCTCGCTGTCTCGCGAGAAGACGATCGTCCTGGCGCTGCTCATCCAGCTGTTCGTCGCCGGGTTCTCGTCCTTCCTCGTCGTGGGCCTGACCTCGCTGTACGACCCGTCCTCGGTCGCCACGCAGGACGTCGAGATGGCCGTGACCGGCGACGCACGAGCGGAACTGCTCGAGGCGGCCCGCGAACAGGAGGGGGCCGGGGCCACCGTCTTCGAAGACCCCGACAGGGCCCGGCAGGCGTTCCAGGACCGCCGCGTCGACGCGGTCCTCGTCGGCCAGTACGTCTCGGCGCCCGACGGGGGCGGCCGGACGATAGACGTCATCGCGACGGTCCCCGAGGGGAGCATCAGGTCGACACTCGTCGTCGTGGAGGTGCGGCGGGTCCTGAACGCGCTCGAACGACAGGAGCGGGTCGAACGAGCGGCCTCGCTCGACGAGCCACCGGCCCCGCTGCCGCGTAAGATCGGCGCGAGCCCCTACTTCGGGTTCACCTACACCGTGTTGATCCCGCTCTTGCTCTTCCTCCCGCCCTTTATCAGCGGGTCCGTCGCCGTCGACGTCGTCACCGAGGAGATAGAGCGCGGGACGCTCGAGCTCCTGCGGGTCGCGCCCGTCTCTCTGCTCGACATCGTCGACGGCAAGGCGCTGGGGATGGTGATCCTCGCGCCGCTCCAGGCGCTGCTGTGGGTCCTGTTGCTCTCGACGAACGGCATCACCGTCGCCAACCTGGGGACGCTCGTCGTCTTCGTCACGGCCGTCGCGCTGCTGGTGGTGACCTTCGGCGTCGTCCTCGGCCTGGCGACGAAGCGCCGGCGGCCCGCGCAACTGCTGTATTCGGTGGTGACGCTGGTCGTCTTCGGCGCGGCGGTGCTGCTCCCCGAGCACCCGGCGACGACGGTGGCGAAACTCGCCGTCGACAGTCCGACGCTGCTGACCTACGGCCACGTCGTCGCCACCGTTGCCGTCGCCGTCGGGACCTACGCCGTCGCCAGGCGGTACGTCGGCACCGTCGACGCCGAGGGACTCTGA
- a CDS encoding ABC transporter permease, producing the protein MEWDKLLRVARWEVTKNAGGLDRRTVAVMALSLVAMGGVAAIAVGGGGAGLDDGLYRVGVDDASPFYDVAADDGTFVVRDPDPAAVERGEQELLFRGTRLVSVPQTPKERAALDEFRSSTERYNDRTLAGDDNQTAAFPVSVTLVYREQAGTDVLDPRENGGTAGSDGGNDDGAGGGGAGAGGGSDGGASAGGSDGGLGEAGGGGASLSGLGGRLAGEVQGGTPSDISPPFPFESLVLAFLYIVPMNFVIQAYGSSMLSERLNRRGELLLVTPASRADIIAGKTLPYLLGAVGVATAITATLRFGGIAPGGSPIAVLAVVPLALLFLAATFCGAMFARSFKELTFVTVTITVSLTSYAFVPAIFTDITPIALISPLTLVVMDLTGQAISPSAFAFSTLPPLVTALVLFGLGAGLYREEDMFTQRAIPLKVLDALSGRIRSRRSAAKMSVVLLPFVVVAELVAIAFLFVLDSVSLNVFGTNQTLGVLLILGVVAVVEEVAKSLHVYAGYDAARYERTVRSALGLGALSGLGFFVAEKGLLIARLSNLESLPIGQAALQGATPPAGVPLWAVALLFLLAPLVLHTVTAALSAVGATRGRSGYLAGLGAAVVVHFAYNLTVVTSLV; encoded by the coding sequence ATGGAGTGGGACAAACTCCTGCGCGTCGCGCGGTGGGAGGTCACCAAGAACGCCGGCGGACTCGACCGGCGGACCGTCGCCGTCATGGCGCTGTCGCTGGTCGCGATGGGGGGCGTCGCGGCCATCGCCGTCGGCGGCGGTGGCGCCGGCCTGGACGACGGCCTCTACCGCGTCGGCGTCGACGACGCGAGCCCGTTTTACGACGTGGCGGCCGACGACGGGACGTTCGTCGTCCGGGACCCGGATCCGGCGGCCGTCGAACGCGGGGAGCAGGAACTGCTGTTCCGTGGCACGCGCCTCGTCAGCGTCCCGCAGACGCCCAAGGAACGCGCTGCACTCGACGAGTTCCGCTCCAGCACCGAGCGGTACAACGACCGGACGCTCGCCGGCGACGACAACCAGACGGCGGCGTTCCCCGTCTCGGTGACGCTGGTCTACCGGGAGCAGGCCGGCACCGACGTGCTGGATCCCCGGGAGAACGGTGGGACCGCCGGCAGCGATGGCGGCAACGACGACGGGGCCGGTGGCGGTGGCGCCGGTGCCGGCGGTGGGTCCGACGGCGGTGCGAGCGCGGGCGGTAGTGATGGCGGCCTCGGCGAGGCCGGTGGTGGGGGGGCGAGTCTGAGCGGCCTCGGGGGGCGGCTGGCCGGCGAGGTGCAGGGCGGCACGCCGTCGGATATCTCCCCGCCGTTCCCCTTCGAGTCGCTCGTGCTCGCCTTCCTCTATATCGTCCCGATGAACTTCGTCATCCAGGCCTACGGGTCGTCGATGCTCTCCGAGCGCCTGAACCGCCGGGGCGAACTCCTGCTCGTGACGCCCGCCTCGCGGGCCGACATCATCGCGGGCAAGACGCTCCCGTACCTGCTTGGGGCCGTCGGCGTGGCGACGGCCATCACCGCGACGTTGCGCTTTGGCGGTATCGCGCCCGGGGGAAGTCCCATCGCCGTGCTGGCGGTGGTGCCACTCGCCTTGCTCTTCCTCGCGGCGACGTTCTGCGGGGCGATGTTCGCGCGGTCGTTCAAGGAACTGACCTTTGTCACCGTCACGATAACCGTCTCGTTGACCTCCTACGCGTTCGTCCCGGCCATCTTCACCGACATCACACCCATCGCGCTCATCTCGCCGCTCACGCTGGTCGTGATGGACCTCACTGGACAGGCGATCAGTCCGTCGGCCTTCGCCTTCTCGACGCTCCCGCCGCTGGTGACGGCGCTCGTCCTCTTTGGTCTGGGCGCCGGCCTCTACCGCGAGGAGGACATGTTCACCCAGCGCGCCATCCCGCTGAAGGTGCTCGACGCGCTGTCGGGGCGCATCAGGTCCCGGCGGAGCGCGGCAAAGATGAGCGTCGTCCTGCTGCCCTTCGTCGTCGTCGCGGAACTGGTCGCCATCGCGTTCCTGTTCGTCCTCGACTCGGTGTCGCTGAACGTCTTCGGGACGAACCAGACCCTCGGCGTCCTGCTGATTCTGGGCGTCGTCGCCGTCGTCGAGGAGGTAGCAAAGAGCCTGCACGTCTACGCCGGCTACGACGCCGCCCGGTACGAGCGGACGGTTCGCTCGGCGCTCGGCCTCGGCGCGCTCTCGGGGCTGGGGTTTTTCGTCGCCGAGAAGGGCCTCCTCATCGCCCGGCTCTCGAACTTAGAGAGCCTGCCCATCGGCCAGGCGGCGCTCCAGGGGGCGACCCCGCCCGCCGGCGTGCCCTTGTGGGCTGTCGCGCTGCTGTTCTTGCTCGCGCCGCTCGTCTTGCACACGGTGACAGCGGCGCTGTCGGCCGTCGGGGCGACGCGGGGCCGGTCGGGCTACCTGGCCGGCCTGGGGGCGGCCGTGGTCGTCCACTTCGCCTACAACCTCACGGTGGTGACCAGCCTTGTCTGA